In a genomic window of Wyeomyia smithii strain HCP4-BCI-WySm-NY-G18 chromosome 1, ASM2978416v1, whole genome shotgun sequence:
- the LOC129717483 gene encoding protein trunk, protein MHSLLMALVLIAFGVDTSEERSMEYLANRAAAKGCVQLPEPILSDILGPAFNSRYMSIEKPPVMEDEPINGEGGNGKRGITRGLYPSFYVDEDHLEEVGNDPAWAVNHAKDTANPVLKAPRGKRDAFISLLNDMSHESRSGRSYRGRGQIKNQFSSRPWECEGKIRWLDLGVEYFPRYLRTVECAKSRCWYGHYQCVPRSFTVKILRRRTGECVSSGQLKNIGVEGLPGELRELWVWEERAVNFCCDCAAQ, encoded by the coding sequence ATGCATAGCTTACTGATGGCTCTAGTACTGATCGCGTTCGGAGTCGACACATCGGAGGAACGCTCGATGGAATATCTAGCGAACAGAGCTGCGGCAAAGGGTTGCGTCCAATTGCCAGAACCAATCCTGTCGGATATTTTAGGACCGGCTTTTAATTCCCGCTACATGAGCATCGAGAAGCCTCCCGTCATGGAAGATGAACCGATCAATGGTGAAGGAGGAAATGGAAAGCGAGGCATAACACGAGGACTGTATCCGTCGTTCTACGTAGACGAAGACCATCTGGAGGAGGTCGGTAACGATCCGGCCTGGGCGGTAAACCACGCGAAAGACACGGCAAATCCAGTGCTCAAAGCACCCCGCGGCAAGCGGGACGCTTTCATTTCGTTGCTGAACGATATGAGTCATGAGAGCCGATCGGGACGATCGTATCGCGGTAGAGGACAAATAAAAAACCAATTTAGCTCTAGACCGTGGGAATGCGAAGGCAAAATCCGTTGGCTCGATCTTGGTGTGGAGTACTTTCCCCGGTATCTACGAACGGTCGAGTGTGCCAAGTCACGCTGCTGGTATGGCCATTACCAGTGCGTTCCACGATCATTTACGGTGAAGATTCTTCGCCGCAGAACGGGGGAATGCGTTTCGAGCGGACAGCTCAAGAATATCGGCGTTGAAGGACTACCCGGTGAACTGCGCGAACTGTGGGTTTGGGAAGAGCGAGCGGTCAATTTTTGCTGCGACTGTGCGGCACAATAA